The window TCTTCATCGGTTTAATGTGCTACCACTTTTAACTTGCTTCAGCAGAAGTCCTCCACTTCTAAACGTGGGGAATGAATGCCAAGTATGGCCTTAATTCAGTGGGGGTTTAAACCCCGGCTGAATAGTGGAACTCTGGCTAAGAACGCCGCGTCCTGCGGCAACGCCTGAGTGACCAACGTCCTGTTGGCCCAAAGTCCCCTGCGGATGTCACAGATTTTTGAAGGAGTTTATCGAGCAAGCTCGAAAAAAATCTGGACGCAATTACGCCGATGCGTAATTGATTTGTTTTTCTGCCTCTGCCTTCTTTTTGAAAATATGCGACGACATCCAAGTTAAAAATAAAGCTGTTACACTTACACCGAAAAACGGCATTAAGCCAGGCATCCAATTGAAAATAAAATAGAGTATCGTTAGGCCCATTATTGAACCAATCATTTGGAGTGGATACGCGATGCTAAACAATATCGACACGGCAAAGTAACGGAAATAAGGTAACTCATAGTGAGCGTAAATTTGAAATATGTTTAGTACCATTATGCCAAATATAATGCTGATCGTTACAAATAATGTAAGAGAAATTAAACCCATCACACCTTGGAAAGTTGAAATGATTTGAAAATTAATCGTTAAAAAATAACCAACAGCAATTATCATAATCCCAATTTTATTTGATTGAATAAACTCAGCTTTATATGTATGCCAGTATGTTTTTACAAGTTGTTTTAGACTTTCTTCACCTTGCAATCTTTTACGTAAAGTCGTAAACATAGCAACTGATGCTGGTGTTATTCCAAATAAAACAAGTCCAAGTAATGTTAAACCAATCCACATTAGCTGCAGTACAGCCAGTAATGTAATGAATTCTACAGTCGAGTATAACTTCCCTTTCCATCCTTCAAATGTCATGTACTTTGCCTCCTTACAATAGAAATTACATGCACGACTTTAATCGTCGTGCATGTTTCATTCACATTCCGTATTAATTTAAATTACTTCAGCAGAAGTTTCCCACTTTTAATGATAAGCCATCAATTTACTTACTGATGGGAATTATTTCTTTATTATTTTGTACGGTCATATGCGCCTTGAGCGATTTCCATATAGTCTTCTAAGCCCATTTTTTCAATTGTTTTCTTGTAGTCATCCCACTTATCGAAACTTGTTTTTCCTGTAATAAAGCTTGCTGTACTTTCATCGATATACGTATTGATATCTGTTAAAATCGCTGACACTTTTTCAGATTCCTCTACAGTATAGTTCAGACCTGGAATAATATCTTCGTCATTTAGTGCGAATGGTTTTACTTGCTCTGCATTTTTGACAGAGTTTTCTTTCGACTCTGCACCTTGGAAGAATTTCTGTGTAACGATACCTGGATAATAACCACCTGGCCATGTTAAGTATTCACTGATCGCTTGGTCCATGGTTTTACCTTCTGGGTTGTTCGTAATCGTTTCTAAGTATTTGAAGTTTCCTTCAGCATCTTCTTCATACGTTACGCCTTCAAAGCCCATAAAGAACATTTTTGTTCCTTCGTCCCCATATAAGTGGTCAACCCAACGTACCATTGCTTCAGGATTTTTCGCTTTATCTGTAAGAACGAACATCCCTAAGTTTCCAAGACCATTTGACATCGCAGTATATTGACGATCACCATTAGGACCTTCTAACACTTGCGCCCCTACATAGTTGTCTAATTTAAAGACCTCTTTCGGATCTATATCGCTTATCATACCGAAATTCCCTTTTGCTGCTTCAGCAGCAAAAGCTTGTATCTCTACGGTGAACACATCCTTATTAATTAAACCTTCACTATAAAGCTTATTTACATATTGAAGTAATTGCTTGTATTCATCAGTTGTTGGCACAAAACGGAATTCTTCTGTTCCTTCTTTAAAGTCTAAATTCGGATTCATTGTTCCTTGCTTATTTAATCCGAAAGAACCTTTTAGGGAATCCATTAGGTATTTTATACCATACCCTGTACCCCAACCTTGCTCGTCCTGTTTGCCGTTACCATTCGGGTCTTGTTCTTTAAATGCTTTCAACACTTCATATAATTCGTCCGTCGTTTCAGGTGTTTTTAAGCCTAACTTATCAAGCCATGCTTGGTTGATCCACGGCATTCCTAAATGAAGAGACTCAAATTCAGGGTCAAAAATTGCTGGGAAGCCATAAATTTTGCCGTCCGCCATTGTCACACCTTGTTTAACACTCGGATATTTCTCTAATATTGCTTTAAAATTTGGTGCATATTGATCAATATATTCATCTAGTGCTAAGAACACACCTTGTTCACCATATTTAATTAAATCTGTTTTTGGAAATGCAGATGCAAAGAAAAATTCTGGATAATCACCTGCAGCTAACATCAAGTTCCTTTTCTCTGCTAACGCCTCTGTTTGTACTGTTGTCCAATTAATATGAACGTTAGACATTTTCTCATATTCTTGCCAAAGCATTAACTTATCCCAATCTTGCGAAGCTAAAAATTTCGCCCCAAAGCCATCCACTTCAATATTTTCCTTCACGATTGGCATGCCTGTTTCATTGACCTTTTCGGCATTGCTACTAGGCTCCTTTTCACTACTACTTTCTTTATCCGAGCATGCTCCTAAAATGCTTGCCGCTAACATCATACTTGCTACTGCACCATATACACGTCTCTTTTTTACTGTCATTATAATCTCTCCTCCTCTATCAATTACGTCTCGGCGTAATTGCGTCCAGATTTTTTCGAGCTCGCTCGAAAAGCTTCCCTTAAAAATCTGTGACATCCGCCGGGGCTCTAACTTGATTCAGCCAGGGGGTGAACCCCCACTGAAAATAAATGCATAACTTAGCATCCTCCCCCATTTATAAAAGTAGGAGACTTTTGCTGAAGCAAGTTAACCTTTTAGTGAACCAATCATGACACCTTTTACAAAATATTTTTGTAAAAACGGATAAAGCATAAGCATTGGGAGGTTGGCTACAATTAAAACAGCATATTTCAAACCTTCAACGCTTAGTTTTTGCTCAAGTAAGCTTTCTGAAGTCGATTTGACCATATCGTCTACTTGCCCTTGAATTAAGATTTGTCTCAGAATAAGTTGGAGCGGAAATTTGCTTTGGTCTTGCAAGTAAATTAATGCTTGGAAATACGAGTTCCAATGTCCTACAGCATAAAATAGAACCATTACAGCCATAACTGGCATTGATAGAGGTAATACGACGCTCCACAAAATTCGGAAATTCCCGGCTCCATCAATCGTTGCAGATTCTTCTAGTTCATGCGGTATAGA is drawn from Solibacillus sp. R5-41 and contains these coding sequences:
- a CDS encoding YesL family protein; translated protein: MTFEGWKGKLYSTVEFITLLAVLQLMWIGLTLLGLVLFGITPASVAMFTTLRKRLQGEESLKQLVKTYWHTYKAEFIQSNKIGIMIIAVGYFLTINFQIISTFQGVMGLISLTLFVTISIIFGIMVLNIFQIYAHYELPYFRYFAVSILFSIAYPLQMIGSIMGLTILYFIFNWMPGLMPFFGVSVTALFLTWMSSHIFKKKAEAEKQINYASA
- a CDS encoding extracellular solute-binding protein; its protein translation is MTVKKRRVYGAVASMMLAASILGACSDKESSSEKEPSSNAEKVNETGMPIVKENIEVDGFGAKFLASQDWDKLMLWQEYEKMSNVHINWTTVQTEALAEKRNLMLAAGDYPEFFFASAFPKTDLIKYGEQGVFLALDEYIDQYAPNFKAILEKYPSVKQGVTMADGKIYGFPAIFDPEFESLHLGMPWINQAWLDKLGLKTPETTDELYEVLKAFKEQDPNGNGKQDEQGWGTGYGIKYLMDSLKGSFGLNKQGTMNPNLDFKEGTEEFRFVPTTDEYKQLLQYVNKLYSEGLINKDVFTVEIQAFAAEAAKGNFGMISDIDPKEVFKLDNYVGAQVLEGPNGDRQYTAMSNGLGNLGMFVLTDKAKNPEAMVRWVDHLYGDEGTKMFFMGFEGVTYEEDAEGNFKYLETITNNPEGKTMDQAISEYLTWPGGYYPGIVTQKFFQGAESKENSVKNAEQVKPFALNDEDIIPGLNYTVEESEKVSAILTDINTYIDESTASFITGKTSFDKWDDYKKTIEKMGLEDYMEIAQGAYDRTK